The following are from one region of the Jatrophihabitans telluris genome:
- a CDS encoding extracellular solute-binding protein has product MVRTKLAVLAATAAAVVGLAACGGGTGSSDSKNTGSSGSVKSIKIVAAEYSKDNTAKFWNDFATKYQAKTGIKLDVQVVSWDDIDQTSSTMVQNNNAPDILNLNVYASYAKDNLLYSADDVLSSSVKSDLLDAFVKSGSYNGKLYGMPDLSSARALFYNKTLFAKAGIAAPPKTWDEFETDAKKLTALGNGTVGYAMPLGPEEAQAEFGIWLVNNGGDWKSGGKWTINSAQNVDTLSFLRKLAVEDKVTQNNPGKTNRTDGAFPLFTSGKAGMIVGFSPLSAQLDKDKKVEYGIAPMPTKDGSPAQTYGVTDYLMAFKKSGNQAAIKAFYDLYYAPDEVNTFIKAEGFLPVTKSGLQSFASQANLKVYLDTLPNVHLTPTDDPTWDKVKLDVQQNIGAAVGSGGDPKKVLDTLQTDAEANS; this is encoded by the coding sequence ATGGTGCGCACGAAACTCGCGGTACTGGCCGCGACGGCGGCGGCCGTCGTCGGGCTGGCTGCCTGCGGCGGGGGGACCGGAAGCAGCGACAGCAAGAACACCGGTAGCAGCGGCTCGGTCAAGTCGATCAAGATCGTCGCCGCCGAGTACTCCAAGGACAACACCGCGAAGTTCTGGAACGACTTCGCCACCAAGTACCAGGCCAAGACCGGCATCAAGCTCGACGTCCAGGTCGTGAGCTGGGACGATATCGACCAGACGTCCTCGACGATGGTGCAGAACAACAACGCGCCCGACATCCTGAACCTCAACGTCTACGCCAGCTACGCCAAGGACAACCTGCTCTACAGCGCGGACGACGTTCTGTCCTCCTCGGTGAAGTCGGACCTGCTCGACGCTTTCGTCAAGAGCGGCAGCTACAACGGCAAGCTTTACGGCATGCCCGATCTGTCCTCGGCCCGGGCGTTGTTCTACAACAAGACACTCTTCGCCAAGGCGGGCATCGCCGCGCCGCCCAAGACGTGGGACGAGTTCGAGACCGACGCCAAGAAGCTGACCGCGCTGGGCAACGGCACCGTCGGCTACGCCATGCCGCTCGGGCCGGAAGAGGCCCAGGCCGAGTTCGGAATCTGGCTGGTCAACAACGGCGGTGACTGGAAGTCCGGCGGCAAGTGGACGATCAACTCCGCCCAGAACGTCGACACCCTGTCCTTCCTCCGCAAGCTCGCGGTCGAGGACAAGGTCACCCAGAACAACCCCGGCAAGACCAACCGCACCGACGGCGCCTTCCCCCTGTTCACCTCCGGAAAGGCAGGCATGATCGTCGGATTCTCGCCGCTGTCGGCCCAGCTGGACAAGGACAAGAAGGTCGAGTACGGCATCGCCCCGATGCCGACCAAGGACGGTTCGCCGGCCCAGACCTACGGCGTCACCGACTACCTGATGGCGTTCAAGAAGAGCGGCAACCAGGCCGCGATCAAGGCCTTCTACGACCTCTACTACGCCCCGGACGAGGTCAACACGTTCATCAAGGCCGAGGGGTTCCTGCCGGTGACCAAGTCCGGTCTGCAGTCCTTCGCCTCGCAGGCCAACTTGAAGGTGTACCTCGACACGTTGCCCAACGTGCACCTGACGCCGACCGATGACCCGACCTGGGACAAGGTCAAGCTCGACGTCCAGCAGAACATCGGCGCCGCGGTCGGCTCCGGGGGAGACCCGAAGAAGGTCCTGGACACGCTGCAGACCGACGCCGAGGCGAACAGCTGA
- the leuS gene encoding leucine--tRNA ligase codes for MTDHIAATDTVTGSVPSEQTESQSYDPRAAQDRWLPVWDALELYEPGKRPGPRSYILDMFPYPSGDLHMGHAEAYAIGDAVARFHMQRGEDVLHPIGWDSFGLPAENAAIKRGINPREWTYSNIETQAESFRRYAPSFSWSHRLQTSDPDYYRWQQWLFTRFLERGLAYRKASPVNWCPKDQTVLANEQVVAGRCERCGTQVTKRTLTQWYLRITDYAERLLDDMTALEGTWPSRVLLMQRNWIGRSQGAEVDFVVSGGPSDGQTITVYTTRPDTLFGATFAVVAADAEAALELCAPEQREALEAYRAEVAGLSDLDREATNRPKTGVPLGITVINPVNGEHIPVWAADYVLAGYGTGVIMAVPAHDQRDLDFARAFGLPVRVVLDTGEADPHESGVATSGDGVIVNSGPYDGRSKAEAIATIIADLDAAGTGKATTNYRLRDWLISRQRYWGCPIPVIHCPVDGMVPVPDDQLPVTLPDMRGEELSPKGESPLASNHDWLHVECPKCGGPAERDSDTMDTFVDSSWYFIRFASPNYTDGPFDPDEVRKWLPVDQYVGGVEHAILHLLYSRFITKVLYDMGMVEFTEPFRALLNQGSVVLDGAAMSKSLGNMVELGEELASYGVDAIRVTMLFASPPEADVDWADVSPTGSVKWLARVWRVAQDVAAAGLDQGEPATGDQAVRRGVHAIVEENTRLMEGFRFNVVIARLQELTNLLRKAIDSGAGAGDPAVREGAEALVRMLSTVAPFTAEDCWAAMGHDVESGDSVHLAGWPTALPELLVHATVTCVVQVQGKVRERLEVSPDISDAELEALAVASDGVVKALAGRPVAKVIVRAPKLVNILPG; via the coding sequence ATGACTGATCACATCGCCGCCACCGACACCGTCACGGGCTCGGTTCCTTCGGAACAGACCGAGTCCCAGTCCTACGACCCGCGCGCCGCCCAGGACCGCTGGCTGCCCGTTTGGGACGCACTCGAGCTCTACGAGCCCGGCAAGCGCCCGGGGCCGCGCAGCTACATCCTCGACATGTTCCCGTACCCCTCAGGCGACCTGCACATGGGTCACGCCGAGGCCTACGCGATCGGTGACGCCGTCGCCCGGTTCCACATGCAGCGCGGCGAGGACGTCCTGCACCCCATCGGTTGGGACTCCTTCGGGCTGCCGGCCGAGAACGCCGCCATCAAGCGCGGCATCAACCCGCGCGAGTGGACGTACTCGAACATCGAAACCCAGGCCGAGTCCTTCCGCCGCTACGCGCCGTCCTTCTCCTGGTCACATCGCCTGCAGACCTCCGACCCGGACTACTACCGCTGGCAGCAGTGGCTGTTCACCCGCTTCCTGGAGCGCGGGCTGGCCTACCGCAAGGCCTCCCCGGTCAACTGGTGCCCGAAGGATCAGACCGTACTGGCCAACGAGCAGGTCGTGGCCGGGCGGTGCGAGCGGTGCGGGACTCAGGTCACCAAGCGGACGCTGACCCAGTGGTACCTGCGTATCACCGACTACGCCGAGCGGCTGCTCGATGACATGACCGCGCTCGAGGGCACCTGGCCGTCGCGCGTCCTGCTCATGCAGCGCAACTGGATCGGCCGTTCCCAGGGCGCGGAGGTCGACTTCGTGGTCTCCGGCGGTCCGAGCGACGGCCAGACCATCACCGTCTACACGACCCGGCCGGACACGTTGTTCGGCGCGACGTTCGCCGTCGTGGCGGCCGACGCCGAGGCTGCTCTGGAGCTGTGCGCCCCCGAGCAGCGCGAGGCTCTGGAGGCCTACCGGGCCGAGGTCGCGGGGCTGTCCGACCTGGACCGCGAGGCCACCAACCGGCCCAAGACCGGCGTGCCGCTGGGCATCACCGTGATCAACCCGGTGAACGGCGAGCACATCCCGGTGTGGGCGGCCGACTACGTGCTGGCCGGGTACGGCACCGGCGTCATCATGGCGGTGCCCGCGCACGACCAGCGCGACCTCGACTTCGCCCGCGCGTTCGGCCTGCCGGTGCGGGTCGTGCTGGACACCGGCGAGGCCGATCCCCACGAGAGCGGGGTGGCCACCAGCGGCGACGGTGTCATCGTCAACTCCGGACCCTACGACGGACGGTCCAAGGCGGAGGCCATCGCCACGATCATCGCCGACCTGGATGCGGCGGGTACCGGCAAGGCCACCACCAACTACCGCCTGCGCGACTGGCTGATCTCCCGCCAGCGCTACTGGGGCTGCCCGATCCCGGTCATCCACTGCCCGGTCGACGGCATGGTGCCGGTGCCCGACGACCAGCTGCCCGTGACGCTGCCGGACATGCGCGGGGAGGAGCTGTCCCCCAAGGGCGAGTCGCCGCTGGCGTCCAACCACGACTGGCTGCACGTCGAGTGCCCGAAGTGCGGCGGCCCGGCCGAGCGGGATTCCGACACCATGGACACGTTCGTGGACTCGTCCTGGTACTTCATCCGCTTCGCCTCGCCCAACTACACCGACGGCCCGTTCGACCCGGACGAGGTTCGCAAGTGGCTACCGGTCGACCAGTACGTCGGCGGCGTCGAGCACGCCATCCTGCACCTGCTCTACAGCCGGTTCATCACCAAGGTGCTCTACGACATGGGCATGGTGGAGTTCACCGAACCGTTCAGGGCTCTGCTGAACCAGGGCTCGGTCGTGCTCGACGGCGCCGCGATGAGCAAGTCGCTGGGCAACATGGTCGAGCTGGGCGAGGAACTGGCCTCCTACGGGGTCGACGCGATCCGGGTCACGATGCTCTTCGCCTCACCCCCGGAGGCCGATGTCGACTGGGCCGATGTCTCGCCCACCGGTTCGGTGAAGTGGCTGGCCCGGGTCTGGCGGGTGGCGCAGGACGTCGCGGCCGCCGGCCTCGACCAGGGCGAGCCCGCCACGGGCGATCAGGCCGTGCGGCGGGGTGTGCACGCCATCGTCGAGGAGAACACCCGGCTGATGGAGGGCTTCCGCTTCAACGTGGTCATCGCCCGCCTGCAGGAGCTCACCAATCTGCTCCGCAAGGCGATCGACTCCGGCGCGGGGGCCGGCGACCCGGCCGTGCGTGAGGGGGCCGAGGCGCTGGTGCGGATGCTGTCGACGGTCGCACCGTTCACCGCCGAGGACTGCTGGGCGGCGATGGGTCACGACGTGGAGTCGGGTGACTCGGTGCACCTGGCCGGTTGGCCGACCGCACTTCCGGAGCTGCTGGTTCACGCGACGGTCACGTGCGTGGTTCAGGTGCAGGGCAAGGTCCGCGAGCGCCTCGAGGTGTCCCCGGACATCTCTGACGCCGAACTGGAGGCCCTGGCGGTCGCCAGCGACGGTGTCGTGAAGGCGCTGGCCGGCCGGCCGGTGGCGAAGGTGATCGTCCGCGCCCCGAAACTGGTCAACATCCTGCCCGGCTGA
- a CDS encoding response regulator transcription factor — MTATSAPRPASLVRTDGTPVRVLVVDDEPNLADLLTMALRYEGWDIRTANDGLSAVRVAREFKPDAVVLDIMLPDLNGLEVMRRLRDESPDLPVLFLTAKDAVEDRIAGLTAGGDDYVTKPFSLEEVVARVRGLMRRTSIAAAKGGSTLSVGDLTLDEESHEVSRAGDEINLTATEFELLRYLMRNPRRVLSKAQILDRVWNYDFGGQANVVEIYISYLRKKIDAGREPMIHTLRGVGYVLRAAG, encoded by the coding sequence GTGACTGCTACCAGCGCTCCCCGCCCCGCCTCTCTCGTACGTACCGACGGCACGCCCGTCCGCGTACTCGTGGTCGACGACGAACCCAACCTCGCCGACCTGCTGACCATGGCCCTGCGCTACGAAGGCTGGGACATCCGCACCGCCAACGACGGGCTGTCTGCCGTCCGCGTGGCGCGGGAGTTCAAGCCGGACGCGGTCGTGCTGGACATCATGCTTCCCGACCTCAACGGCCTCGAGGTCATGCGGCGGCTGCGCGACGAGTCACCCGACCTGCCCGTGCTGTTCCTGACCGCCAAGGACGCGGTCGAGGACCGGATCGCCGGGCTCACCGCGGGCGGTGACGACTACGTCACCAAGCCGTTCTCCCTGGAGGAGGTCGTGGCCCGGGTGCGGGGCCTGATGCGGCGCACCTCGATCGCGGCCGCCAAGGGTGGTTCGACACTCAGCGTCGGCGACCTGACTCTGGACGAGGAGAGCCACGAGGTCTCGCGCGCCGGTGACGAGATCAACCTGACCGCCACGGAGTTCGAACTGCTGCGCTATCTCATGCGCAATCCGCGCCGGGTGCTGTCCAAGGCCCAGATCCTGGACCGCGTCTGGAATTACGACTTCGGCGGCCAGGCCAATGTCGTCGAGATCTACATCTCCTACCTGCGCAAGAAGATCGACGCCGGGCGCGAACCGATGATCCACACCCTGCGCGGCGTCGGCTACGTCCTGCGCGCCGCCGGATAG
- a CDS encoding sensor histidine kinase: MLALIVVICLGIGVFTTFALHSFLVGKLDDQLTAAGRRQGVTPNGAPFTPPDSGTGSGNPQFRDRLPVGQADGTIGVFTNSAGQMVAKIRRTSGADENLSATALSQLENVAADGQPHTVTLSGYGSYRVAVNAEPNSAAKIITGLPLAQVTSTVVRLSLIITALSLIGLILAALLGALIVRLALRPLRRVTSTASKVADMQLNEGEVALAVRVAEPNPHTEVGQVGIALNRMLENVSEALNARHQSEMRVRQFVADASHELRTPLASIRGYAELTRRSREIAPPDIAHAMTRVESEAARMTTLVEDLLLLARLDAGRPLAADDVDLARLTVDVLSDAHAAGPDHRWHLDLGDADLEDHPITVKGDEARLQQVLVNILANARTHTPPGTNIWISLSRQGESASLVVRDDGPGIPPELVPDIFERFSRGEESRSRAAGSTGLGLAIVAAVVAAHAGTITVSSRPGETIFTVALPTHGLRSDGAQSSARFGGQILSV; the protein is encoded by the coding sequence ATGCTCGCCCTGATCGTGGTCATCTGCCTGGGCATCGGGGTCTTCACCACGTTCGCCCTCCATAGCTTTCTGGTCGGGAAACTGGACGACCAGCTGACCGCGGCCGGCCGCCGCCAGGGCGTAACGCCCAACGGTGCCCCGTTCACCCCGCCCGACTCGGGAACAGGGAGTGGCAATCCCCAGTTCCGTGACCGCCTTCCGGTGGGCCAAGCCGACGGGACGATCGGGGTCTTCACCAACTCGGCGGGGCAGATGGTGGCCAAGATCCGCCGTACCAGCGGCGCGGACGAGAACCTGAGCGCCACGGCCCTTTCCCAGCTGGAGAACGTGGCCGCCGACGGCCAGCCGCACACCGTCACGCTCAGCGGCTACGGCAGTTACCGCGTCGCTGTGAACGCCGAGCCGAACAGCGCGGCCAAGATCATCACCGGACTTCCGCTGGCGCAGGTGACGAGCACCGTGGTCCGGCTGTCGCTGATCATCACCGCCCTGAGCCTGATCGGCCTTATCCTGGCGGCACTATTGGGCGCGCTCATCGTGCGGCTGGCGCTGAGACCGTTGCGGCGTGTCACGTCCACCGCATCCAAGGTCGCCGACATGCAGCTCAACGAAGGTGAAGTGGCGCTGGCCGTCCGAGTGGCCGAACCCAATCCCCACACCGAGGTCGGCCAGGTCGGGATCGCGCTCAACCGCATGCTCGAAAACGTCAGCGAAGCCCTCAACGCCCGTCACCAGAGCGAGATGCGGGTACGGCAGTTCGTCGCCGACGCCAGCCACGAACTTCGCACGCCGCTGGCCTCGATTCGTGGCTACGCCGAATTGACCCGTCGTAGCAGGGAAATCGCCCCGCCCGACATCGCACACGCGATGACGCGGGTCGAGTCCGAGGCGGCGCGCATGACGACCCTGGTCGAGGACCTGCTGTTACTGGCGCGCCTGGACGCCGGACGTCCCCTCGCCGCCGACGATGTGGATCTCGCTCGCTTGACCGTTGACGTCCTGTCCGACGCGCACGCTGCCGGGCCGGATCACCGGTGGCATCTCGACCTCGGCGACGCGGACCTGGAAGATCACCCGATCACCGTCAAGGGCGATGAGGCCCGGCTGCAGCAGGTGCTGGTCAACATTCTGGCCAACGCCCGCACGCACACCCCGCCCGGTACCAACATCTGGATTTCCCTTTCTCGGCAGGGCGAATCCGCGAGCCTGGTCGTCCGCGACGACGGCCCCGGGATCCCCCCTGAGCTCGTCCCCGACATCTTCGAGCGATTTTCCCGGGGGGAGGAATCCCGCTCCCGCGCCGCCGGCTCGACCGGGCTCGGGCTGGCGATCGTGGCCGCCGTCGTCGCCGCCCACGCAGGCACGATCACGGTGTCGTCCCGGCCCGGCGAGACGATCTTCACCGTCGCGCTGCCAACCCACGGCCTCCGTTCAGACGGTGCACAGAGTTCCGCCAGGTTCGGCGGGCAGATTCTCTCGGTATGA
- a CDS encoding glycosyltransferase family 39 protein, translating to MTADTLTAPGYSSPDASSTAGGRLSVAGRGRSLIRGRTGDPAWVRPSLLALLLATGLLYLWGLGASGWANSFYSAAVQAGSQSWKAMFFGSSDASNSITVDKPPASLWIMALSVRIFGLSSWSILVPQALEGVAAVGVLYLAVRRTSGALGGLVAGAVMAATPVAALMFRFNNPDALLVLLMTIAAYCALRALEQASTKWLVAVGVLIGFGFLTKQLQALLVVPAFALAYLVCAPTSMRRRIVQLLVGGAALVGAAGWWIAIVQLTPASMRPYIGGSQHNSILELTLGYNGLGRLTGNETGSVGGGNTAGGMWGSTGWSRLFGSEMGGEIAWLLPTSLLALLIGLWFTRKAARTNRIRAALIVWGGWLVVTWLTFSFAKGIIHPYYTVALSPAIGGVIGVTVAGLWRMRRNFTANVLLALTVAVTAAWEFILLDRVSGWMPWLRYSILIVGTMSALMLLVMSRLTERAAAAVAGLALVASLAGPTAYSIATAATPHSGSIPSAGPASFTSGIGGAGGRGGFGGNRAAGGFGARTGTPATGTAAPPTGAGGFGGAGGFGGAGGLGGARANAGGAGGLLNASTPSAAVVAALKADASKYRWVAAAVGSNSAAGFQLATQQPVMAIGGFNGSDPSPTLAQFKAYVAAGKIHYFIASGGGFGNQMGGSSASSAIATWVEQNFTATTVGGVTLYNLTP from the coding sequence ATGACGGCAGACACCCTTACCGCCCCTGGCTATTCCTCCCCCGACGCGTCCAGCACAGCAGGCGGCCGCCTCAGCGTGGCCGGTCGCGGCCGGTCGCTCATCCGGGGACGGACCGGCGACCCGGCCTGGGTACGCCCATCCCTGCTGGCATTGTTGCTCGCCACGGGCCTGCTCTACCTCTGGGGCCTGGGCGCGTCAGGGTGGGCGAACTCCTTCTACTCCGCGGCGGTCCAGGCGGGATCGCAGAGCTGGAAGGCGATGTTCTTCGGGTCTTCGGACGCGTCCAACTCGATAACGGTGGACAAGCCGCCGGCGTCGCTGTGGATCATGGCCCTGTCGGTGCGGATCTTCGGCCTGAGTTCCTGGTCGATCCTCGTCCCGCAGGCACTGGAAGGCGTTGCCGCGGTCGGCGTCCTCTACCTGGCGGTGCGGCGGACCTCCGGTGCGCTCGGGGGCCTGGTCGCCGGAGCCGTAATGGCCGCCACGCCGGTGGCTGCGCTGATGTTCCGGTTCAACAACCCGGACGCCCTGCTCGTGCTCCTCATGACGATCGCGGCCTATTGCGCTCTGCGGGCCCTGGAACAGGCCTCCACCAAGTGGCTGGTCGCCGTCGGCGTCCTGATCGGCTTCGGCTTCCTGACCAAACAGCTGCAAGCGCTGCTGGTCGTGCCGGCCTTCGCTCTGGCGTACCTGGTCTGCGCTCCGACGTCGATGCGTCGGCGGATCGTGCAACTGCTCGTCGGCGGCGCCGCACTAGTGGGCGCGGCAGGCTGGTGGATCGCAATCGTGCAGCTGACGCCGGCCTCGATGCGTCCCTACATAGGTGGTTCGCAGCACAACTCGATCCTTGAGCTGACCCTGGGTTACAACGGTCTGGGCCGGTTGACCGGAAACGAGACCGGCAGTGTCGGCGGCGGCAATACCGCCGGCGGCATGTGGGGCAGCACCGGCTGGTCACGGTTGTTCGGCTCGGAGATGGGCGGCGAGATCGCCTGGTTGCTGCCGACGTCCCTGCTCGCCTTGCTGATCGGACTGTGGTTCACCCGCAAGGCTGCGCGCACGAACCGGATTCGTGCGGCCCTGATCGTGTGGGGAGGCTGGCTCGTCGTCACGTGGCTGACGTTCAGCTTCGCCAAGGGCATCATCCACCCGTACTACACGGTCGCCCTGTCCCCGGCGATCGGTGGTGTCATCGGCGTCACCGTTGCCGGGCTGTGGCGAATGCGGCGGAACTTCACGGCCAACGTCCTGCTCGCGTTGACGGTCGCCGTCACCGCCGCGTGGGAGTTCATCCTGCTCGACCGGGTGTCGGGCTGGATGCCCTGGTTGCGATACTCGATCCTCATCGTGGGCACCATGTCGGCGCTGATGCTGCTGGTGATGTCCCGGCTGACCGAACGGGCCGCGGCGGCCGTCGCCGGCCTGGCTCTGGTGGCCTCGTTGGCGGGTCCGACGGCGTACTCGATCGCGACCGCCGCGACCCCGCACAGCGGATCGATTCCCTCGGCCGGGCCGGCCTCGTTCACCAGCGGCATCGGTGGTGCCGGCGGTCGCGGCGGTTTCGGCGGCAATCGGGCGGCCGGCGGCTTCGGCGCTCGGACGGGCACACCCGCGACCGGCACGGCCGCGCCCCCGACCGGTGCGGGTGGCTTCGGCGGTGCGGGCGGCTTCGGCGGTGCGGGGGGCTTGGGCGGTGCCAGGGCGAACGCCGGCGGTGCGGGCGGTCTGCTCAACGCGAGCACGCCGTCGGCTGCGGTAGTCGCTGCGCTCAAGGCGGACGCCTCGAAGTACAGATGGGTCGCCGCGGCCGTGGGTTCGAACAGCGCGGCGGGCTTCCAGTTGGCTACCCAGCAGCCGGTGATGGCGATCGGCGGGTTCAACGGCAGCGATCCGTCACCCACGCTGGCGCAGTTCAAGGCGTACGTGGCCGCGGGCAAGATCCACTACTTCATCGCCAGCGGTGGCGGATTCGGCAACCAAATGGGCGGAAGCAGCGCCTCCTCCGCGATCGCGACCTGGGTGGAGCAGAACTTCACCGCCACCACCGTGGGCGGCGTAACCCTCTACAACCTCACCCCCTAA
- a CDS encoding type IV toxin-antitoxin system AbiEi family antitoxin domain-containing protein codes for MAAVPHQAKHQWGTFTAEQALLAGWSSYSLWAAVNRGELVRLRRGVYLPAADLRQIPEHRQAEFLLGRKGVAAALAVPRAVVSHRSAAALHGLPLIDRNPTPCVTLEPPLRTRPADLHVHRQPLAASELDRASDIALAGTARTIIDLTRESGLLAGVVAADSALRDRLITATDLENAYARLRGRAGLSDGREILRLASPLSESPLESISRVNMRALPVQPRQQVNLFTPDGIHLGRVDFFFDEAGLVGEADGRAKYDEAEFYREKLRADTLQRHGVIVTRWGWSTAMNPRRLCAQLEADYARAMDLRRAGYLANVRTL; via the coding sequence ATGGCGGCCGTACCGCATCAGGCGAAGCATCAGTGGGGCACCTTCACCGCCGAGCAGGCACTGCTGGCCGGCTGGTCGTCCTATTCGTTGTGGGCTGCGGTGAACCGCGGCGAGCTGGTCCGGCTGCGGCGCGGGGTCTATCTACCGGCCGCCGACCTCCGCCAGATTCCCGAGCACCGGCAGGCTGAGTTCCTGCTGGGACGCAAGGGCGTGGCCGCGGCCCTAGCCGTACCGCGGGCCGTGGTCAGTCACCGGAGCGCGGCGGCGTTGCACGGGCTGCCGCTCATCGACCGGAACCCGACGCCGTGTGTCACCCTCGAACCCCCGTTGCGCACCCGTCCGGCCGACCTGCATGTGCACCGCCAGCCCCTGGCTGCTTCCGAACTCGATCGCGCTTCGGATATCGCCCTGGCCGGGACGGCCCGAACGATCATCGACCTGACGCGGGAATCCGGTTTGTTGGCCGGCGTGGTCGCCGCGGACTCGGCCCTGCGGGATCGCCTGATCACTGCGACGGATCTGGAGAATGCCTACGCACGGCTGCGGGGCCGCGCGGGCCTCAGCGACGGGCGGGAGATCCTGCGGCTGGCCTCGCCCTTGAGCGAATCCCCGCTGGAATCGATCAGCCGGGTGAACATGCGGGCGCTGCCGGTCCAGCCTCGACAGCAGGTCAACCTGTTCACCCCGGACGGCATTCACCTGGGGCGCGTGGACTTCTTCTTCGACGAGGCGGGCCTGGTCGGCGAGGCGGACGGCCGAGCGAAGTACGACGAAGCGGAGTTCTACCGGGAGAAACTTCGAGCCGACACCCTGCAGCGGCACGGCGTGATTGTGACGCGCTGGGGCTGGAGCACGGCCATGAATCCGCGGCGGCTGTGTGCGCAACTCGAAGCGGATTACGCGCGGGCCATGGACCTTCGCCGGGCCGGCTATCTCGCCAACGTCCGCACCCTCTGA
- a CDS encoding bifunctional glycosyltransferase family 2/GtrA family protein, with protein sequence MTSLAQPNTAASDARSTHRMLDVTVPVYNEERGLADAVRRLHAHLRRDFPYEFGITIADNASTDGTTTIAEALAAEIDEVRYVRLEQKGRGRALNQVWLSTDATILAYMDVDLSTDLNALLPLVAPLISGHSDVAIGSRLSRHSRVVRGTKREVISRCYNLILRGTLMARFSDAQCGFKAIRADVGRQLLPHVQDTGWFFDTELLVLAERSGLRIHEVPVDWVDDPDSRVDIVATALADLKGVARVGRALATGSLPLNEIRAQLGREPLQPTTPGVEPRLFTQLVRFASIGVLSTLAYLLLFVLTHPGLGAQGANLFALLVTAVANTSANRRFTFGISGKAKAASHQAQGMVVFLLTWLLTSGALAGLHLLESRPHRALELGTLVVANLVATALRFVLLRHWVFRRSS encoded by the coding sequence ATGACCTCGCTGGCGCAGCCGAACACCGCTGCCTCCGACGCCCGATCCACTCATCGCATGCTCGACGTGACGGTCCCCGTGTACAACGAGGAACGTGGGCTTGCCGACGCCGTCCGTCGCCTGCACGCCCATCTGCGCCGCGATTTTCCCTACGAATTCGGCATCACCATCGCCGACAACGCCAGCACCGACGGCACCACCACCATCGCGGAGGCTCTGGCCGCCGAGATCGACGAGGTCCGCTACGTGCGTCTGGAGCAGAAGGGACGGGGGCGGGCGCTCAACCAGGTGTGGCTGAGCACCGACGCCACCATCCTCGCGTACATGGACGTGGACCTGTCGACGGATCTGAACGCACTGCTGCCACTGGTGGCGCCGTTGATCTCCGGGCACTCCGACGTGGCGATCGGCTCGCGCTTGTCCCGTCACAGCCGGGTGGTGCGCGGGACCAAGCGAGAGGTCATCTCCCGCTGCTACAACCTGATTCTGCGCGGGACGCTGATGGCCCGCTTCTCCGATGCCCAGTGCGGGTTCAAAGCGATCCGGGCCGATGTCGGACGGCAACTGTTGCCACACGTTCAGGACACGGGCTGGTTCTTCGACACCGAACTGCTCGTCCTCGCCGAGCGGTCCGGGCTTCGCATCCACGAGGTACCGGTGGACTGGGTGGACGATCCGGACAGCCGGGTCGACATCGTCGCCACCGCGCTCGCCGATCTGAAGGGCGTGGCTCGCGTCGGACGGGCGTTGGCCACGGGCTCCCTGCCGCTGAACGAGATTCGCGCGCAGCTGGGACGCGAGCCGTTGCAGCCGACCACTCCGGGCGTCGAGCCGCGACTGTTCACGCAACTGGTGCGGTTCGCGAGCATCGGCGTGCTGAGCACGCTGGCCTATCTGCTGCTGTTCGTCCTCACCCATCCTGGCCTGGGCGCGCAAGGCGCGAACCTCTTCGCTCTGCTGGTGACGGCGGTCGCCAACACCAGCGCGAATCGACGATTCACTTTCGGTATATCAGGTAAGGCCAAAGCCGCGTCGCATCAGGCGCAGGGGATGGTCGTGTTCCTGCTGACCTGGTTGCTGACCAGCGGCGCTCTGGCCGGCTTGCACCTGCTGGAATCACGGCCGCATCGGGCGCTCGAACTAGGCACCCTGGTGGTGGCGAACCTGGTCGCCACCGCCCTGCGTTTCGTTCTCCTGCGCCACTGGGTCTTCCGCCGCAGCAGCTGA